The Oryzias latipes chromosome 8, ASM223467v1 genomic interval tgctgctgaagtgtaaaccagttcattggtttctgtgatggttgtggtaggaattgccctcaatgcttcattcacagtttccagtagactttcaggtggtacatcacttaaccgttgtagctggtgtcgagGTTGCcaagtgttcattctagacatgatcttgtctttcaggtcagttgctgcctcgctcagcgtaactgtggttgttggggctgtgtacccaatctcatgGTGGGAGTGTAGTATAGCCtgctctctgacctgttgttctggctctcccgggGTATTgccattgtattgtatcgcttcaatctcaagttgtgataggagttgcctcTTGTGGATGTTCGAGCATTGGGCtgccagttgtttggcagttagccttgattgtgagtttcgaagcatccattcattccacattctctgcatgtaaccacgctggttgggattacttgagtagtagcattctatttccatttccgtcttgttccagtagccctctttccatcagagtgctctggtcccccagcacctgacgcagaccttgtttggccgggcgacgtctgagccggcatgacatgtggttcattgtctctcatgtttgtGAGGTAGGCCGTAGCGTAAAgggtctatatatatatatatatatcccaaatccagcaccctgagactgtatgctagccgcaaggaaggaggccgaggactagtgagcgtagaagccactatccaggatgaaacatccaagatgcatgagtacatcaagctcaaggccccaactgacagtgtgctcagtgaatgtctcaggcaatggagagcagaggatacagtgctggaggacagaccctcatgggaggacaaacccctgcatgggatgtaccaccggaccataactgaagtggctgacatcaagaagtcctaccaatggctagaaagggctggcctacagggcagcactgaagcgctcctcctggcagcccaggaacaagccctgagcaacagagccatagaggctcagatctaccacactgacaagacccaaggtgtagatctaccacaccagacgagacccaaggtgtagatctaccccaccagacaagacccaaggtgaagatctaccacaccagacaagacccaaggtgtaggctgtgcaaagaggcgcctgaaacaatccagcacataactgcaggatgtaagatgctggcaggtaaagcatacatggagcgccacaatcaagtggctggaataatatacaggaacatgtgtgcagaatattgACTGGAAACCcaaaggtcaaaatgggaaacacctccgaaggtggtagagaataataataataatggattggatttatctgcgcttttcaagacacccaaagcacttacagtgtgtccattatttattcactcctcattcatacttggtgacggtaagctacggGTGTAggcacagctgccctggggcagactgacagaggcgtggctgccagttcgcgcctacagcccctctgcccatcaccgggatcattcatgcgcattcacacacaccagtggagccacactggaggcaaggagggtgtcttgcccaaggacacatgacattttggctggtgggagcggggattgaaccgccaaccctttgatcattggatgacccgctcaaccacctgagccactgtctgGCAGTGTAGAATggaagggcaaagatcctgtgggacttccagatccagactgataggatggtaatggttttgatttgaaatggtttatttcaagcaattaagtagaaataatacacaactgcaacataatcatcagttatacattcatacagtaactaatcaaacttaggataattagacatattaataaatattgcttgaaagggagtggaaggaagcgaacttatataatcccaccccgttatgatggtaatggcgaaccaaccagacattgtagtggtggatgaagaacagaggaaagccgttgtggtggatgtggcagtgccaagcgatgggaacatcaggaagaaggactatgagaaactggagaaataccagggactcagagaagaactggagaaagcctggaaagtgaaggtgacagtggtgcctgtggtaattggagcactcggggcagtaacccccaagctggaggagtggctacaacagatacctggaaagacctcagacctctcagtccagaaaagcgcagtgctaggatcagctaagatactgcaggaccctcaagctcccaggcctctggtagaggaccccagcttggaggagaaaccacctgcggagggtgagaggggcgtttttttttttaattcctaaaGCTTGAGTGTTCATACTCTAAAATCAAAATAGCTAATCTTCTCCCAAAGTATTTCATAGTTAAGCGAACCTAACTTAACCGTCTCAGGAAACGCTTCTGAAACTGGTAAGTGGTACCACATTGCACATAGAAACTTgtaaaatttgaagaaaaagacaGCAACTACTGTGTTGAAGAAGAATCACATGCAGTGGGCCTCAGTCTTCACAAAGCAGCCAGTGGTAGTTGGAGAGTTTTACTCCAATACAATTACTTCCCTATCCAAAAACATCTGTGTAGTGAAGCAAAGACTGTTTATCCACTGAGTTTTTCCACAATTATCCTGAGTTCTGTATTTTCTGTGTCTGATGTTTCTGTTTCTTAACACTTTTTCAATCTTTGAAAGTCATTCTGGTCATAAAAGTTATACAGGTTATACAAGGCATACAGGTTCAGTTTACCAGGCTATGTTTCCTGTTTGTTAATATTTGGCCAAATTCAAAGCAGAAATTTTAGAATGTAGGTGTGTTTCTATTTAAAGAACAAGGAACACGGAaaggaattttaaaaacaaaccctgGTCATCCTGAGCATTTCCATACCAATTTAATTCATCCTAAACATGtacccaattctgatttttaatAGAAGCTTGAGTCACTTTGGTTTTAAGCTGAATAATCTAACTACAgattaaaatctaaaaaggaTTTCAGCTGAAGTATGAAACAAACTTAACAGTAAACTAGTTTGATGGGGAAAACCTAAACTATTGCTTTATAACAGAAACTAAGAACTAACTGGTTTTGTAGCCGTGAGGTATTTTCCCCTTTGCTCTTACAAATTATTAGCACTAATTGTCTCATTTCTTCAAGGTTGGTTCTTAAGATCTATCCCTCTGTCTGGTTTCCAGCTGTCTGTTCCATGTtctatgccttagtcacatctgccctaaggggtggatatgggctgccTTTGGGGGAAAATGTGGCAAACCCGTGTGGGGCACATAGAACATTTCTAGACAACCAAAATTGATGCTGCACATTTATCTATGGGTGTGCTGCTGGTGACAGGTTGTAGTATTTATACAGCATGtgttcatgtgataagtgcACGTTtcttgctgcagcctgactgttagagaCGAGGAAATTCAACAATCACAGTGTAGCCTGTGTAGACATCCAATGGGTGTCCTACAGGAACTTTATATATTAAGTGCACACCCCGTACGTGCAGCATTTGTCAGTCACGGTCAGTAAAGAGAACTCACTCCTTACTAATTAATGACTGGGGTGTAGCATAAAGACACGGCACAACAGCATCGTCTGTATGTCAACTTCCATCAGTCTTACAAATACTTTTCTGTCTATACCACACACAAAGGGGTACGTTCCATTTTGATTACATTTCTTAAGGTGGCTATCCGTGCTTCCTCCTCTACACGACCCACCTATGAACCCGGACAACTCAAAAACCTGTAAAACCCACAGGTCCACTCCCCATAAGACAtttcctggatcaggtgtgatCCGTCTATCATAACAAGCAATCACATGATCCAGGTTAGTAGTTTTAAAAAGCTAATCACAGCTTGACAGCAAACAGGAAGCCCAGCTTTAATCACAAACTTATTGACATCTGTTCTGCTCTAAACTCATGTTTTCATTGTTTCCTTCCTGTCATTCACAAAAGCAATTCTAATGTGTCCATCATGACAGTTTCTGCTCTGATataacttttgtgtgtgtgggggggtccaACAACACAAACAATTCTTCATAAatatgagatgagatgagaagAAATGTCGCTTTAGTTAAACTGGTAACAAACCACAAGATAACAGACAACTTAAATTATTCAGTTTGTCACAATTTGAcaataaaaatgcttaaaaagtagcaataaacatttttaataaaagcttAGAAAAAGACAACAGTGTGAAAATGCAAGAAGAGTGTTTAAATGGAGTTCTGTATAAAATTATGTCAGACGTGACTCACTTCTAGGTTGATGTAAGGAGGACCAGTCTGATAGGTAAAAGGTGTTGAAGATGCTTTCTGGGTGTGTCTAAAATATGGGGAAACATTCAGTGTATATAAAGTTCTCACAAAGACCAGATTTTGCAACAAATGACTGCAGACATGGCCCTGAAGCTGATCTTTGTGGTGGCTCTGCAGACTCTCTTCATAAAAGGTAAGAACCTCAGTCAGAGCTCACTTTATTACCTAAAAAAGGAATGTCCAGTATCCAGTGATGTTGacgtatataaataaaactaaaactcGATCACTTAAATATAGAATAAAATTATCTAGTAGAAGCCAAATCTGAGATGATTTAATTAGGGCTTCAATCAGAAATGGAGAAAGATGCATTGATGGataatattttctaaattacaCTTTTGTCTTAAAAAGAACATGTTTAGTGCAGATGAATCAACTTCAAGACAGCGTCACCTGGTTGAATTAAAACTTTGACCAACATCTGAAACCCATGAATATTAAAGAAATGACTTCACTCTCAGGCCCCAATTTCAGAAGTCCGCTCACATTAAGAGCGCAAAGTTGCGCACGCTAAATTGGTGTTTTGCAGCAGATCAGCACAGACTGATGGTGGAATTAGTCTACAATCAATCAAAAGGAGCATTAAATAGGGATCAGTTCGCTACGGAAGGTGTGTAAAGACTGGTATGGACAATGTAATCAGTTTCTGAAGACATAATTTTAACATCTTTTACGCACAAGAGATGCGCTGCTTTCTGTGACGCTCAGGGCACCGCAGCGCACTCTGTAGCTGATCAGCCTGTTTCTGCTCTGATGTGAGCAAACATGCCCTTCATTGAAGGTCAAGGAAGGAGCAAATTTGGTGGTAAGGGATCTCCATGCGAGCTGCTCTGACACGCAGAGGTCGGGTCACTGCAGAGAGCGCGACGGTGACCTGTGCGTCACACGAAACTCTTGTGcgtaaaatatataaaaatattttcaaaataaattgccTAGAAGCATCCCGTTATTTACATACCTTCCGCTGCGCACTGATCTTTATCTAATGCTGCCTGTAACTCTGGAAAAATCCCGCCATCAGTCTGTGCTGATGACCCGTAAAAAAAGCAATCTAGCGCGCGCAACTATGCGCTCTTAAGACGCGTCCACTTATAAATGAGTTCTACCAGCATTTCACCTTCAAACGGGAAAAAcagtaaaggccgtgtcacactgcCTTTATGACATAAAAGAAGCAAATTGCATTCTCTAGTTTAGTGCAAaatcagaaatatattttaatgagATAAAAGCAGTTTTGTTCTAGAAAACACATCACAGTTTTGTTCAgtctgtcctgtttttttttccttaaaaggaaagactcttcctcttcctgaattaaaaaatgttcatggcGATCCTTAGTTTACCTTAGGGTAAACTCCCAAATCCAGTAAGCGACAATATCGCACAAGGAAACTTATTAAATGCGAAGAAATATATGATGACGAAGAAGAACCACATACAGTGGGCGGAGCGCACTGACCGCCTTCTGGCACCCAGCGGAAGGTGGAGAAAAGGGGGGTGGGTGTGACAGGCCCAGATGCGACCCACGCGCAGGGCGCCAGGCCCTTCTCGTGGATCTCCCCAACTGCCGCGATGTACAGTTTGCACATTTTGCACAGACGAAAATTGGTCACgttaatatttttgaaaaagtgattttttttttgtttctactgaaatgttCACGGATGTACcatgaatgaaccacattaaaaccacagatgtacaaataaaccacgcagaGAACACATAAACCCACACTTCATTGAATTTCTTCATGTTGACATTCAGATCACTGAACAGAAATCacgtcagcaccatggtcagctccatcaatgctttgttttcattgcaCAGTCAGATGGATTCCTCTGGTCAGAACCAGTTCTAAGTCTATCAAATGAAATCAGATGAAGCTGACAGGaaagcaaacaagaaaacagaacagaagtgaAAAATTCAAAGCAATGTGAGCCCAATAAactgtgaaatattttattcacaattcAACATATTTGGAtgtatattttactttttctcctGACAcgatgtttgtgtttattagtacaaaaaaatgacattcttgtttttttttaagctgatcAGAGTTTTATGTGCCTTTCCTGAGTTCTGATTTTAATCatgataaatatttattctgtTCTAATGGATGTTTACATCGATTACAATGATCGATCACAATTTATACAAATCAGAATTTACtgataaataaattgaaattaatCACCACATCTTAACTGtaggagaaaaaatgttttactgagaaaaacttacatttGATAAAAAGTGTGTCTtaattttgaacatttaaaaactgtataTAATCAAAGAGTTTTAGTTTCTTTAGATGTGTACATTTCAGCTTCCATTacataataaaattattttaaaagttactaatagGCTGAGCAGAATCCATCACCTGTCTGAACTTTCAAGCGAAGTATTGGATCCAAAAAGGATCAAATTCTCTCAGCAAACAGCTTTCTGTTTGCCAAAGTGATAAAGTTTCCagtttaatgtgtttttcttttgcttccatTTTCAGAGTCGGTGTCGCAGCTTTCTGGTAAGTTTCTGAGCAGAAAAGctaactttgtttgttttcatcatcaaaCTATTTatctgacagaaaaacagaggggaagataaaacagtaaaaaaaagagaaatatgatATAATTCGAACCTTAAATGCTTAATAAAGGCGGTCTCTCCAAATCTTTTTTACTGTAGTTTTTTTAGATAactaattcaaaaaaaaaaaaaaatccagcagtTTCTGAGTCCACAAAAACCAAACCAGTACTTTTCTTTCCAGTTTGTGGTCGAGCAAATCTGAACAATAGGATTGTTGGAGGACAAGATGCTCCTGCAGGGTTCTGGCCTTGGCAGGTCAGTCTGCAGGGATCTAGACACTtctgtggaggatccctcatcAACAACCAGTGGGTGCTGACGGCAGCTCACTGCTTTCCAAGGTAATCAACATTGGTAGAATTGATCAATCATGATCAGAATTTAAGCTGATTATTGAGGTCTCCACTTGTTTTTGATAGTCATGAGAAGAAAAGCTGAacaaaggccatgtcacacagacactacgaacatttttccacatataaattcggtctttcgtgatacatgtgtgaaatacttaacccttgtgctatcctaggcactttaacgttgggagttgggtcatctagaccccacaagacagtgcgctaaaccttgtttcttcaatgatttgtgatcttcactggtgtccatggattaaattaaatcctctttacctttattcacctttgtcatggtagggatcaCAGGTCAATGTAAGAATCAGGTCATCTgaaccccataggatagcacagggtAAAAGTTTTTCTTGTGATTGTTTTTCGTAAATGTGCATTGATATTCGTAGATGTGTCTTTACTTGAAATCAGTTGTGAGCTGTTGGTTGAGAATATTGTAGTTTAtgtgcattttatgtaatttatacacaattattacaaCGTCTGAcacaattgtgcatgattttgcTAGATGCATGTGCACATTTGTGGCTATCCAAGACCATTCGCCGTATGTCTGAAGGACTTTTCAAGCTTGTGAtgtataatatataaataatatataaatattttttattgcacTATTTGgcacacatatgtttaaattaTATAATtgacctgcagcacacacactgcACCCCCACACTACAATACATAGGCAGTATCGGGAAGGGGCGGCCAGTCTTCACTCGCCTGGTCCTGTCAGGGCGGACTGGTGTGTGGGGATCCTGTTGGCCGGAGCGGTGGGCGAGTGAGCGTTGGTGGGGGGTCGGTTACCCAGACGGGGTTACTGTATGGCAATAGGGGTGGGGGGCAACCAGGAGAATGTGTgtgcgagagtgcatgggtggggacAGGCATGGGGACTACCTCACTGAGACCCCCTGGGGCTCATCTTTACTTttgcagtggggggggggggtgaaggggGGGTTGGGTGAGGGGGCTGTAGAGGGTAGTGTACTGTGGGGGGAGGTAGGGGTGGAGCTTTGGTTGTGTCGTGATCTATGGGCTGCTGGGGTTGGGTGCCGCGGCTGACCTGCAGAGACGAGGCtccggctgggtggtgggcggctccTGGGTCCTCTGGGTTCTGGCTCCGTCCTTGGCCCGCGTCTCGGTGTCCAGCGGCCAGTGGCCCCACTGTGCAGATGCTGGGCTCGCTTATGCCTTCTGGAGTGGCTCTTGTAATAAACGTTATTTCATTTTCTcattcccactccttttcacaCTTTCCCCCTTTCCCTTccctctgttaaaaaaaagaaaatatatatttttacaagatataatgtaacaaataaataataataataaaaaatagggGTTAATACAAAAATACACCCTGGTTATTAGAAGATACATCACCTTATAAcctcagcaacaaaaaaaacaagaaattacataattgacacATGAATCATATAAATGGCACATTcatcacacacggttcatgttacacgttgatttatgtgttatttggatggtttattcatacttctctGGTTTTTATGAGGTTAAAACGTGATATCTATGAATATtgcacataaagaccacaacttttctcactttttgcaCATATGTTcgcatatgaccaattttcctcCATGCAGTATGTGCAAAATGAACGTAGTGTCTGTGTGACGCGGCCTAAACAAATACATATTGCATTAAACCTAATCATTTTATGAAtcctattgattttatttgtaatttaatgAAAGAAACAGTTGAGAAAAATGTCTCCAATCAAACCTCACAAAACATTTCTGGGTTTTTTCTCAGTCGCAGTGCATCTGGTGTGACTGTAGTTCTGGGTCTTCAGAGTCTGCAGGGATCCAACCCCAACAGAGTGTCCCGAACAATAACGACTTTAATCGTTCATCCGAACTTCAACTCAGCGACACAGAATAACGACATCGCCCTCCTGCAGCTCTCCTCACCAGTAACCTTCACCAACTACATCACTCCAGTCTGTCTGCCTTCCACCGGCAGCACCTTCTACAGCGGTGTCAACACCTGGGTCACCGGCTGGGGCACCATCAGAAGTGGAGGTAGATTAGTCATTGAAAGGAAAACTCAGCTGGTTTCAGGCTTTAGAAACTGTATGTGTAATTTTATAGACCTTAAATCTAAATGATCTTGACAAAGTTATTTGAATCTGATGGGGACAGACAGTGATCTGTGACTGCAGCTGTTTTGGAGATTTTCCAAACAATCATAAGCTTTTCTTTCATGGACTACAGATGTTGTCAGTTGATcaatcttcttcttctcttaGTCTCCCTTCCTGCcccacaaaccctccaggaAGTACAAATACCGATTGTGGGAAACAGACGGTGTAAGTGCAGCTATGGAGCCAGCTTAATCACTGACAACATGATGTGTGCCGGGTTACTGGCAGGAGGCAAAGACTCTTGTCAGGTGATTCCCCTTTATATCCTGTTTTCCAGATATTTCTCTGAATTCTTccttaattaaaatatttttcctctTGAAGGGAGACTCTGGAGGTCCGCTGGTGATTAAGCAGAACATCCGATGGATCCAGGCAGGAATTGTGAGTTTTGGAAAAGGTTGTGCTCTACCTAATTTCCCAGGAATCTACACCAGAGTGTCCCAGTACCAGACCTGGATCAACACCCAAATCACCACCAATAAGCCGGGCTTTATCGCCTTCACCTCCACTGGAACTGACAGTGACCTCAGTGTGTCGTGTACAAGAGTGCTGCCAATTGCTTAATTGTTTTTCGTTCAGTTCATATTTTCTGCATGTTGGGCTTTCTTTAGGTTTGTTTGCAAATTTAGGTTTTATTAAAGGACAAAGAATCAATAATTTTTATGCGTTTGTTATGTAGAGAAACATAAATTAGAATGAAATTAAATGACAGGTGTATTCAAGGTtgggaaaaataaatcaatgaaaacTGTCTggtgtgtcctttttttttaaaagtagcaAGACTTTTCAACTGGTTTGATTGACTCTTTAGGGTTAAGTAATATTTTTTAGAGGTCCAACGGCCTTTATGATCACTCACACACATGATCCAGTCTTGTGTATCAGGACATCAGgtagatttgtttttaatttataatgcAAGGACAGATTCTGTCATGATGTTACTAGacttggcagacccagatgctggaacccagaagtaAGCCCAGATGACGTGAGGTAAGTAAGAGGTATTGAATTTATAGTCGGATATTTTGGTAGCAAACTTGAAGGATTGATTCTAATGACAAGCGGAATGATGTGGATCAGGAATCTTGTCTTGGAGgcgaggcgtggctggagggtacAGCAGAAGGTATTCAGGAAAGCAGGGCTTGAGCAGGTGACCAGGTAAGTACTCGTGGAGGAATTTTCCTGTAGGCAAAGCGTAGGAGAAATTAGCGAGAGGCAAACAGACATGAACAAGATACTTGAGgcgaccagactatgcaccatagaGGAACACtgaactggcgttgaatactGGCACTGGATCTCCCTAAgaggctgcaggctgatgaggtGAATGGAGACAGCTGGTCACgtcaggaacagagcagagaggggagggggaggagaactgacagaggcaccatgacagtaccctcCCTCAACGACCGGCACGGTAGAATTCGTCATTGACGGTATGGTCcaggatgagggaacgggagatccAGGAGCGTTCCTACAGACCATTACCCTGTCCACCAGAGATTGGAGGCCACGACCACGGCACCGGATGTCCAACAGCCTGCTAACAGTAAAGGCCGGGGCGCCTTCGATGATACGGTCGGGCGGAGGGGAAGC includes:
- the LOC101157454 gene encoding mast cell tryptase-like: MTADMALKLIFVVALQTLFIKESVSQLSVCGRANLNNRIVGGQDAPAGFWPWQVSLQGSRHFCGGSLINNQWVLTAAHCFPSRSASGVTVVLGLQSLQGSNPNRVSRTITTLIVHPNFNSATQNNDIALLQLSSPVTFTNYITPVCLPSTGSTFYSGVNTWVTGWGTIRSGVSLPAPQTLQEVQIPIVGNRRCKCSYGASLITDNMMCAGLLAGGKDSCQGDSGGPLVIKQNIRWIQAGIVSFGKGCALPNFPGIYTRVSQYQTWINTQITTNKPGFIAFTSTGTDSDLSVSCTRVLPIA